One Etheostoma cragini isolate CJK2018 chromosome 19, CSU_Ecrag_1.0, whole genome shotgun sequence DNA segment encodes these proteins:
- the spag17 gene encoding sperm-associated antigen 17 isoform X4 — translation MPPKAAKKGSARTSVVNKNWEAGLTRAQLEEESWQVCVSLVVGRSPEDEDLTQALSLAVQKPLRKRFTLLTWESTIAKIHELGNPKAKRPDDIPMYYEVTESAKVLLDAGEEIPCDLMAKVLKFQLLHIKANDQQRREAEAEEEKAKDGPPPSTKDKGGAKVSDKKGKNLTPPVAPSNEKKTKLQSRDDVNQPKFIDDEPKDGPQHYILLLGFYQPHLIGALDAIGVHVANVIKLCSERTQTSEGQQEQHPCEDNERNLKASPVLDAEVEFHGRVELAAQARKLDLFWSGLRPVLDSGPSHSKLHDVVQLSYTVPDLWPPFHTQHPEAELEMGTQIFKGVANVIYKSLRWRRQHQHYLDNIRLICVPTVVGLDPQPAEVLPTPLCMTPGSKKKSVREESPPDQEAEQPSLSKDVDMRYYSNLLDLVPPEDCSVPLIMHCMLEQVVISTEQSSSALSHMAEALQPNNGAGLEYELVSFMLQSFLPLVCTQEERGHMLKSLLTTVQNEEVKKRLVEKFGAEEKQKKSEHPLIIRCHDTMALRLRDISAVQGLDPAEVELSMMRRSPVWELIHSVAQGRNSKSCWMATKQQLQHYCTDDAVSWPEVERLIHQSVFESMPLTRLDQKGVLLNAPGQLETLEPAEQQTPTIIPWDNPLSYAKQQLNNLRIKGLTFLTEDPGNTEQISGRVCCQLDLSDIQSCRLRSLFDWHYAEHHNASIFPQVLQLASEEYRCLDTFRGSHNNILYIFCHNPMSTYRQCKDFWDVALHTDVKFRTYVEHVADRISDWTKEEELKREATQLRNLSPVESPADEKATNSAEEKDSLELVIRKSSLKAWKLAQEQLVEEEKAKKLKQDNAPKGKQPKEEAMSTDIKKTLKKSRSETVGSSAKTPSESITTSAPAVEENKKLHSTEEPFKGFTGYSMDGKLIHVSGCCQYLFPSDGGRITVENVSYIEGSSLVKVAVKKDGHHFNTYVDQIAVNPAKPLPQPLDKETNGKKEDFKMTEPVEMKRVKQGSLSAVLANGIHLSYSFYGPTGEYRVSPQETEQGTPETSAFAPIPLCSTHHSKGTDLVSLPSKTHSSAGQSRPPESQSKVCEGRPALLSSPFNSLNLSVPNGLLLQFLREGTQEEQGMLVKQCFPLHGRGVVGQLQDPSLSKELSRIVTSQGTVIRYMRDGSTQVLFADGSVSFSRDSGPVWVPDSEIEEKNTSQETEDNKNEQSSEKEADSQRGCWLTTTPSGARIYTVGTTHKHIPTTPLLAIKATDPITHEVMLSREDLVVSVQNPDRSITVEHADGTRITSLYQDRPASTRQHILLRTGEQSENVTLISSPECACGCTECVCVTRCADSFNENMHIQDNCENGEKISGDSAFNKEGAGHACTVLSECEHERQTSVDKNGEESMFAEDKVAENGKRSGYESDKGSVFHKERVMLVEKEGCATVVMYPEQHTAHVLLADGTVITGNNQGAYQVFPSNVGLLQIQSDGKCVYSSDPLVTPIPKGGTPTNQPGSYTMSHTDTVVCDITDPDGNHFQVMEDGQLSVFNCSPAPSTHQDEEEPEEEDREMARIHVKHREHCPRLFLVHENGSGTELLSSQTVEEVLYQAYSDPTIAVLKEPLPDSPDTFGITILKPSHQSVWSQWLLGKQKPDITPPNLRNRSWHDFPRLEVQKKSPGLPFGTDIGRGLSLRERSGGSEAQRQPVRSCPKVVEIRELYQHRPFTTPLKNTVDTRLKEFIESLMEREQRSDDMKVKEPRTEGESVNASELLNLVLSFAEEEDAGHTLEKRTSVDIASQYSQGVGALIEQSDVSEDTATVASDSITNGKESKWTERLAQCRQEMCEEQAYREALRKNNIVPFFHPENILLYQNLVQHQTPAFRSLSMDLPPISKSDGAEALLKDAPQENTPRPLNPTPSQSASHGGGSERIKKRPTNSTPQTAGESSPGDSSGQSKSIQMDVTGKLRRTKVKLPTSILSSKPRSVPNQQYLSVEEPVRRKCRTISQTDPNVIVRGFQLLPSSVDFGTLQEGTSSTITVVMKNVGVDTCRFHVKQPPPATGLRVIYNPGPVAAGLHVKLQVQLFAMCEVQAGELEPKKYMSQDIIIHTETDILYLPVTATVLPEGLYDIWHKNHTRTPNKKDSRVSQLSSSLPAGQGRGTATPKTQNTSDQSFSKHGTP, via the exons CTGCTAAGGTTCTGCTGGATGCAGGAGAGGAGATTCCTTGTGACCTGATGGCTAAAGTCCTGAAGTTCCAGCTGCTACATATCAAAGCCAATGATCAGCAGAGGAGGGAAGCTGAG gctgaggaggagaaggcAAAGGACGGTCCTCCCCCTTCCACCAAGGACAAAGGAGGGGCCAAAGTCTctgacaaaaaaggaaagaatcTGACCCCACCTGTTGCACCTTCCAACGAGAAGAAGACCAAGCTCCAAAGCAGGGATGATGTTAACCAACCGAAGTTCATAG ATGACGAACCAAAGGATGGTCCTCAACACTACATCCTGCTGCTGGGCTTCTACCAGCCCCACCTGATTGGGGCCCTTGATGCCATTGGGGTACATGTTGCCAATGTCATTAAATTGTGTTCAGAACGCACACAAACATCTGAGGGACAGCAGGAACAACACCCCTGTGAGGACAATGAGCGGAATCTGAAAGCCTCTCCTGTTTTGGATGCAG AAGTAGAGTTTCATGGTCGTGTGGAGCTGGCTGCGCAGGCCAGGAAGTTGGACCTATTCTGGTCAGGTCTGAGACCAGTTTTGGACAGCGGGCCATCACACTCTAAGCTTCATGATGTGGTTCAGCTCAGCTACACTGTCCCAGATCTCTGGCCTCCGTTCCACACACAACACCCTGAGGCTGAG CTGGAGATGGGAACGCAAATCTTTAAGGGTGTGGCCAATGTCATCTACAAAAGTCTGCGCTGGCGCAGGCAACATCAGCACTACCTGGACAACATCCGACTCATCTGTGTGCCCACTGTTGTTGGGTTGGACCCACAGCCTGCAGAG GTTTTGCCAACGCCTCTCTGCATGACTCCAGGCTCCAAGAAGAAATCCGTGCGGGAGGAAAGCCCACCAGACCaag AGGCCGAGCAGCCTTCTCTCTCTAAAGATGTGGACATGCGTTACTATAGCAACCTACTTGACCTGGTTCCCCCTGAAGACTGCTCTGTGCCTCTAATCATGCACTGTATGCTGGAACAG GTGGTGATTTCAACAGAGCAGTCTTCGTCCGCATTGTCCCATATGGCTGAGGCGCTCCAACCAAATAATGGGGCCGGGTTAGAGTATGAACTGGTCAGCTTCATGCTCCAGAGCTTCCTGCCTCTGGTATGCACACAAGAGGAGAGAGGCCACATGTTAAAGAGCTTGCTGACTACGGTACAGAATGAAGAAGTTAAGAAG AGGCTTGTGGAGAAGTTTGGAGCagaggagaagcagaagaagtCTGAGCACCCTCTAATCATCAGATGCCATGATACAATGGCACTGCGCTTGAGGGATATCAGT GCGGTTCAGGGTTTGGATCCAGCCGAGGTGGAGTTGTCGATGATGAGGCGGTCTCCAGTGTGGGAGCTGATCCACTCTGTAGCTCAGGGGAGGAACAGCAAGTCCTGCTGGATGGCAACCAAACAGCAGCTCCAACACTACTGCACAGATg ATGCTGTGTCATGGCCGGAAGTGGAGAGATTAATTCATCAGAGCGTGTTTGAGAGTATGCCACTGACCAGGCTGGACCAGAAGGGTGTACTACTGAATGCTCCTGGGCAACTGGAAACTTTGGAACCAGCAGAGCAACAGACACCCACAATCATCCCCTGGGACAACCCACTGTCCTACGCTAAACAGCAGCTTAATAACCTACGGATTAAAGGTCTG ACATTTCTTACTGAAGATCCTGGTAACACAGAG cagaTCAGTGGGAGAGTGTGTTGCCAGCTGGACTTATCTGACATTCAGAGTTGTAGGCTGAGATCTCTGTTTGACTGGCACTATGCCGAACACCACAACGCCTCTATCTTCCCACAG GTACTCCAGTTAGCCTCAGAAGAATACCGCTGCTTGGACACCTTCAGAGGAAGTCATAACAACATCCTGTACATATTTTGTCACAATCCAATGAGCACCTACCGCCAGTGCAAAGACTTCTGGGATGTAGCCCTTCACACTGATGTCAAGTTCAG GACGTACGTGGAGCATGTGGCAGATCGCATTTCAGATTGGACAAAAGAGGAAGAATTAAAGAGAGAGGCAACGCAACTCAGAAATCTCAGCCCTGTTGAGTCTCCAGCTG ATGAAAAGGCTACAAATTCTGCAGAGGAGAAGGACTCTCTGGAACTGGTTATCAGAAAAAGCTCCCTTAAA GCATGGAAGTTGGCGCAGGAGCAGCtagtggaggaggagaaggccAAGAAATTAAAGCAGGACAATGCACCAAAAGGCAAGCAGCCAAAGGAGGAGGCTATGTCAACGGAcatcaaaaaaactttgaagaaGAGCAGATCAGAGACAGTAGGCAGCTCAGCCAAGACTCCCTCAGAGTCCATTACGACCTCAGCACCCGCtgtggaggaaaacaaaaaactgcattCGACAGAGGAGCCCTTCAAA GGTTTCACAGGCTACAGCATGGATGGAAAGTTGATCCATGTGTCAGGTTGTTGCCAGTACCTTTTCCCTTCAGATGGAGGACGCATCACTGTGGAGAACGTCAGCTACATTGAAG gttCCAGCCTAGTGAAAGTGGCTGTAAAGAAGGATGGGCATCATTTCAACACATACGTCGACCAAATTGCTGTTAATCCAGCAAAACCTCTCCCTCAGCCCCTGGACAAAGAAACCAATGGCaaaaaagaagattttaaaa TGACAGAGCCTGTGGAGATGAAAAGAGTGAAACAGGGCTCCCTCTCAGCGGTGTTAGCCAATGGAATCCACCTCTCATACAGTTTCTATGGTCCCACAGGAGAATACAGAG TGAGTCCCCAGGAAACAGAGCAAGGGACCCCAGAGACCTCCGCTTTTGCCCCCATCCCTCTCTGCTCCACCCACCACTCCAAGGGGACAGACCTGGTGTCACTTCCCTCCAAGACACACAGCTCAGCCGGCCAATCCAGACCTCCAGAGTCCCAG TCTAAGGTGTGTGAAGGCCGGCCAGCATTGCTATCAAGTCCATTCAACAGTCTGAACCTGTCGGTTCCTAATGGCCTGCTGCTGCAGTTTCTGAGAGAGGGTACACAAG AAGAGCAGGGTATGTTGGTGAAACAGTGCTTTCCTCTTCATGGTAGGGGAGTTGTAGGGCAGCTTCAGGACCCTTCTCTCTCCAAAGAACTGTCCCGCATTGTCACCAGCCAAGGAACTGTAATCCGATACATGAGAGACGGTTCCACACAG GTTCTGTTTGCAGATGGCTCAGTCAGTTTCAGCCGGGATTCTGGTCCGGTGTGGGTTCCTGACTCTGAGATTGAGGAGAAAAACACCTCTCAAGAAACTGAGGACAACAAGAATG AGCAGAGCTCAGAGAAGGAAGCTGATTCTCAGAGAGGCTGTTGGTTAACCACAACTCCATCTGGAGCTCGCATCTACACTGTGGGGACCACCCACAAACACATACCCACCACGCCTCTTCTGGCCATCAAGGCTACAGACCCCATAACCCATGAG GTGATGCTGAGCCGGGAGGATCTGGTGGTTTCTGTCCAGAACCCAGACAGATCTATAACTGTAGAACATGCAGACGGAACCAGGATCACCAGTCTGTACCAAGACAGACCAGCAAGCACACGGCAACACATACTGCTGCGCACAG GGGAGCAGTCTGAGAATGTGACCCTTATATCATCTCCTGAATGTGCATGCGGCtgcactgagtgtgtgtgtgtcacgcgCTGTGCTGACAGCTTTAATGAAAACATGCACATCCAAGATAATTGTGAGAATGGAGAAAAGATTAGCGGGGACAGTGCATTCAACAAGGAGGGTGCTGGACATGCTTGTACAGTATTGAGTGAGTGTGAGCATGAAAGACAAACTAGTGTGGACAAGAATGGTGAGGAGAGCATGTTTGCAGAAGACAAGGTGGCTGAGAATGGTAAGAGGAGTGGATATGAGAGCGATAAGGGGAGTGTGTTTCACAAGGAGCGGGTGATGTTGGTGGAGAAGGAGGGCTGCGCCACAGTGGTGATGTACCCAGAGCAACACACGGCTCACGTCCTTTTAGCTGATGGAACTGTCATCACTGGAAACAACCAAGGAGCCTATCAG GTGTTCCCATCCAATGTGGGTCTCCTACAGATCCAAAGTGATGGAAAATGTGTGTACTCTTCCGACCCACTTGTAACCCCCATTCCAAAAGGTGGTACTCCTACAAACCAACCAGGAAGCTACACCATGAGTCATACAGACACAGTAGTCTGTGACATTACAGACCCTGATGGGAACCACTTCCAG GTGATGGAAGATGGGCAGTTATCAGTTTTCAACTGTAGCCCTGCTCCAAGCACTCATCAGGATGAGGAGGAgccagaggaggaggatagagaaATGGCCAGGATTCATGTAAAACACAGAGAACATTGTCCCAG GCTGTTTCTGGTGCATGAGAACGGCTCAGGTACTGAATTACTGAGCTCTCAAACTGTAGAGGAAGTGCTCTACCAGGCATATTCTGACCCTACCATAGCCGTGCTGAAGGAACCCCTGCCAGACTCACCAG aTACGTTTGGCATAACCATCCTAAAGCCCAGCCACCAGAGTGTGTGGTCCCAGTGGTTGCTAGGGAAACAAAAGCCCGACATCACCCCTCCCAACCTCAGAAACCGCAGCTGGCATGACTTCCCTAGACTGGAGGTACAg AAAAAGAGCCCAGGTCTTCCCTTTGGTACTGATATTGGACGAGGTTTGAGTTTGAGAGAGAGGTCTGGTGGTTCTGAAGCACAGCGTCAACCTGTGAGGAGCTGCCCTAAAGTTGTGGAGATAAGGGAACTGTACCAGCACCGACCATTCACCACACCGCTCAAAAATACTGTAGACACACGATTGAAG GAATTCATCGAGAGTTTGATGGAGAGGGAGCAGCGATCAGACGACATGAAAGTCAAAGAGCCGCGCACTGAGGGGGAGAGTGTTAATGCCAGTGAGCTGCTCAATCTGGTCCTG tcttttgCAGAAGAAGAGGATGCAGGTCACACCTTAGAGAAGAGGACTTCAG TGGACATAGCCAGTCAGTACAGCCAAGGAGTTGGAGCCCTAATTGAGCAGTCAGATGTTTCAGAAGACACAGCCACAGTAGCTAGTGACAG TATTACTAATGGAAAGGAGTCAAAATGGACTGAAAGACTTGCACAGTGCAG ACAGGAGATGTGTGAGGAGCAGGCTTACAGGGAAGCTCTGAGGAAGAACAacattgttccttttttccACCCAGAAAACATTCTTTTATACCAG AATCTGGTGCAACACCAAACGCCAGCTTTTAGGAGCCTATCCATGGATCTCCCTCCAATCTCCAAGTCAGACGGAGCTGAGGCCCTCTTAAAAGATGCCCCACAGGAGAACA CCCCACGGCCCTTAAACCCAACACCCTCTCAATCTGCAAG TCACGGAGGAGGAAGtgaaaggattaaaaaaaggcCCACCAACTCCACGCCTCAGACTGCTG GTGAAAGCAGTCCTGGGGATTCATCTGGGCAAAGTAAGTCGATCCAGATGGATGTGACTGGAAAGCTCAGGAGGACTAAAGTCAAACTACCAACCTCTATCCTCAGCTCTAAGCCTCGCAGCGTACCAAATCAACAG TACCTGTCTGTGGAAGAACCAGTGAGGAGGAAGTGTCGAACAATTTCTCAGACTGATCCAAATGTCATAGTGAGGGGATTCCAGCTCCTACCGTCCAGTGTTGACTTTGGCACGCTGCAGGAGGGCACCTCCTCGACCATTACTGTTGTGATGAAGAATGTGGGTGTTGACACCTGCAG GTTCCATGTGAAGCAGCCTCCACCTGCTACAGGCCTCCGTGTCATCTACAATCCTGGGCCT GTGGCTGCAGGTTTGCATGTTAAACTGCAGGTTCAGCTGTTTGCCATGTGTGAAGTCCAAGCAGGAGAGCTAGAGCCAAAGAAGTACATGTCCCAGGATATCATCatccacacagagacagacatccTCTACCTGCCTGTTACTGCTA CCGTCCTTCCTGAGGGGTTATATGACATTTGGCACAAGAACCACACCAGGACACCCAACAAGAAAGACTCCAGGGTCAGTCAACTGTCTTCCAGCCTACCTGCTGGACAGGGGCGCGGTACAGCCACACCGAAGACTCAGAACACGTCTGACCAATCCTTCAGCAAACATGG GACACCCTAA